Part of the Terriglobales bacterium genome is shown below.
CGGGCTGCCCCAGGCTGGAAAAGTTCCAGCGTCCCGCGGCCGAGTGCAGCAGCGTCACCTCCGGCTGCTCCAGGGTCAGCGAGTGCACCTTCAGGGAGCGGGAGAAGATCATGGGCAGCAGGTCCACGCCCACGTCCAGCGACTGGGCGTGCAGGAAGGGCGTGTTGCTGAAGGCGGGATCGTCGGCGATGGTGATGTCGCGGGCGGAGATGCCGCCCGCCAGCAGCGAGAGGCTGAGGTGGCCGATGCTCACCTCGCGCCCCAGCGAGGAACTCAACTGGCTCTGGATGATGGGGCGATAGGCGTCCACGTTGACCAGCAGGGGCAGGGCGAGCAGCACGAGCACGATCCCCGCAGCCACGGCGGCCACCAGGATCCAGGTTTTCTTTTTCATGGAAGACCTCCCGCCGCGATCGCGAAGACGCTGGGCTGGTGCCTGCCGGGCCGGACAGCGTGGGCGCTAGCCGCATGCTAGCACCCGCGAAAAAGCGCAGCAAATCCCGCCATCCCCCCAAGGTCCGGGCGCAGACAGTTCAGGAGCGGATCAGGCCCAGGATGGTGACGTCGTTCTGCGGCGTGCCTTTGCCGAAGCTCTCCACCGCGTTGAGGACGGTCTGGCAGAGATCGTAGGCGGTGGAGAAGGAGCCGGCCTGCAAGGACTCCTTCAGGCGCTCGATGCCGAACTCTCCGCCCTTGCCCTTGGCCTCGACCAGTCCCTTGGAAGGGATGACCACGGAGGCGCCGGGCTGCAGCACGCAGATCTGGGCGTCGTGGGTGGAGTGCGAGAACAGGCCCAGGGGGATGCCGTTGGCTTCCAGCAGGGTGACGCCCTCCTGGTCGCGCACCAGGCCGGAAGGATGCCCGGCGTTGAGGTACCAGAGCGTGCCCATGGGCTCGTCATAACAGCCCAGGAAGGTGGGAGCGCAGCGCACCCCGCCGGAGGCGTCGAGCACGGTGCGGTTCAGCCCCAGCAGCAGCTCAGTGAGCGCGTCCGACTGGTTGAGCATGTTGGGGCCCATGTACTGCGCGGCCTCGGCGCGGAAGCGGTCCTGCACGGCGGCGGCGATGTTGAGGGCCTGGTCGCGCTTGCCGGCGATGTCCATGAGCAGGAAGACCAGGCGCTGCGACTCCGTGGTCACGAAGTCATAGAAGTCGCCGCCCAGACGCGCGGCGCGGTAGGCGGCGGCGATCTGCACGCTCTGCAGTTGCGGCACGATGGTGGGCGCGGGTTGGCGGAGCTGCTTGGAGGGCGCGCTGCCGCGGAACAATGTCTTCATGCTCATTGCGTGGTCCGGGTGGGGAGGGCCTGAACGTTATCACATCGCGGCCTTCCCCTCAATGGGGCAATGGGCCGCATGGCCGCGGGCGGTGTCTAAGGCTGGGAGCGGGCTAGTCGCCGTAGGTGCGTTTCAGGTAGGCGGCGATCTCGTCCTGGAGCTGGGCGTAGCCGTCGTGGATGGTGGCCCGCAGCGCCGACTCGGTGGAAGCGCCCTCGCCGATGCGCTGCAGGATGCGCTGCACGTCGCTCATGCCGTAGGTGTCGCGGATGTACTCCACCGCCGCCAGCGACTCGGCGTAGGCCACGGCCGCCTGCTGCGGGGAGAAGTTCAGAAAGGAGCCTTCCAGCTGGTTGAGCGGGATGTTGGTCTGGGTGGCGAAGACCCGGGCCAGCTCGCGCCCGTAGCCCGCCGAGCTGCGCGGCTCCACCGCCATGGCCACGCCCTCGTTCAGCCACACCGGGCAGCGGCCGTGAGTGATCTGGTTGATGAAGGAGTGGGCCAACTCATGCTTGAGCACGCGCGAGAGTTCCGAGTCCACCTCCTCCTTGCCCTCGATGGGGATGCGCAGCTTTCCGTCGTTGAGGGCGCCGGTCCAGGAGGGGGCCGCGGTCACGTCGAAGAAGGCCTGGTTGGTGTAGAGGGTGACGGAGATGGCGTCGCGGGGCTCGGCCCCCAGCGTGCCCACCAGCTCGCTGTAGTGGGCCTCCAGGGTCTCCAGGATCTGGCGGCGCAGCCGCGGCGAACTCTGCCCGCCCTCGAAGCGCAGGATGAAGTGCGAACTCTCCTGCTCGCCGAAGTTGCTTTCCACCGCCTGCTCGCGCTCGGCCTTGTCGAGCAGGCCCTGCACCGTGGCATTGGGCTGGAGGGCGAGCGCGCGCTTCCAGGCGGCGATGGCCTCCTTGGTGCGGCCGCTCTGGAAGTAGGCCACGCCCAGCACCGCCTGGGCATCGAAGGAGTCGGGGGCCAGGCGGACCGCCTTTTCGGCGTAGGGCACGGCTTCGGCGAAGCGCCGCAGCGCCAGCAGCACGTTGGCGTAGTTGGCCAGGATGATCGCGTTGTTGGGCTGGTAGCGCAGCGCCTGCTCCAGGTCGAGGCGGGCGGGCTCGGCGCGCCCGTTCCCGGCCTCGAAGGCCCCGGCCACGAAGTAGGCGGCCGCCGCCAATTCAGGGTCGCCGGCCTTGTCGAGCGCGGCCAGCGCCGCCGGGTCCACCTTGCCGTCGTGGATCAACTTGGCGCGCAGGTCCTCCCAGCCCTTGATCTGGGTCTGGGGCACGAGGGCGGGGAGGGCATCCCCTGGGGCCGCCCCGGGCACGCCCCCGGCGTCGATGTGGTCCACCAGGGACTTGGGGATGGCGAAGGTGTTGTCCCCGATCTGGTACTCGACGTGGTCGCCGGAGGTCCGCACCTTGTCGGCCACGATGCGGCGGCCGTTCTTCAAGTGGATGGTGTCCGCCGCCGACACCGCGACGGCCAGCAGCCCGAAGAGGATGACACGGAAGCGCACGAGGGCGCATTCTAGCAACAAAGTGGAGGCCGGCTGAAGTGCGAGAGTTGGTACCCAGAGACCGCTCCCGGGTGGGGATGGCGGTGCTGGCCTTGGCGCTGCTGGCGGCAGCGCCGGCGGCGCCGGCCCAGGCGGCTGCCCCGGCGGGCTCCGCCCAGGAACTCTACCGCCGCCTCAGCAGCGTCGGCCTGGACGCCGCCCAGGTCTACAGCGTGCGCGACGCCTCCCTGGATCGCGAGGACATCCACCTCTCCTTCGACGACGGCACCCTGGCCTTCACCCAGGCGGTGGACGGCCGCATCACGGGGGCCTACTTCGAGGGCCACGGGGAGGTGCTGCTGACTCCGCCCGATCAGCCCGACCGCATCTCCATGACCCTGTTCACCGGCGCACCCATCCTGGACGAGCAGTTCACCAGCGCGTTCCTGCGCTTCGACGATGACACCGCCCGCGCCCTCGAAGCCGGGCTGCAGCCCCTCTCCGGCCAGGATGCCGCCGAGTTCGTGGCGCGCTGGGACCCGGCGGCCCGCGTGCTGGCGCAGACCGACGCTCTGCGCCTGCTGTTGAACTTCACCCGCGCGCCCGGCGAGGGCGCCCCCGCCGGCCGCTTCCTGCGCCTGCAACTGGCGGGCGTGCACTACGGCGCCTTCGACCTCAGCCTGGACACGAGTTATGCCGAGCAGGTCTCGGTGGGACAGGTCACCACCGTGGAGGGGGTGCCGTACTACGACCTGTGGGCGGCGTTTCCCATGGCCTCGGCGCGCGCCGCCGCCTCCCGCCATGCCCCGGCCTTCCCGACCGGGCCGCCGCTGCAGATCAGCAGCTACCGCATCGTGGCGCACGTGTCGCCGCCGCACGAGCTGAGTGCGGAGGCGCAGCTGGAAGTGCAGATGCTGCGCGGCGGCGAGCGCGTCCTGGTCTTCGAACTCTCCCGCAACCTGCAGGTGAGCGCGGTGAGCGCCGACGGCCGGCCCCTGGAGGTCATCCAGAACGAGCCCGTAGAGGGTAGCCAACTGGCCCGCCGCGGCAACGACCTGCTGGCGCTGGCCTTTCCCGAGCCCCTGGCGGCGGGACAGCGGCTTTCCTTGCGCTTCGTCTATGCCGGCCCCGTCCTCTCCGAGGCGGGCGGCGGACTGATGTACGTGGGCGCGCGCGGCACCTGGTATCCCAACGTGGGCCCGGCCATGGCCAGCTTCGATCTCGAGTTCCACTATCCCAAGCCCTGGACGCTCCTGGCCACCGGCAAGCGCGTCTCCCTGCAGGACAACGCGGGCGAGCAGGTCGCGCACTGGGTGGCGGAGAAGCCGATACCCCTCGGCGGCTTCAACCTGGGGCAGTACGCCGGGGCGACGGCGCGGGCGGGCGCAGTCACCATCCAGGCCTTCGCCGCGCCCGGGCCGCCGGTTCCTCCCCCTGCCCAGGACGTGGTGGTCATCCCGCGCTGGTTCCCCGGCGCCTCGCCGCGCATGGAGAGCCCGGTGGTGCTGCCTCCCCCCGATCCCGCTGCCAAGGCCGACGCGGTGGCGCGGCTCTCGGCCCAGGCGGTGGACTTCCTGGCTCCGCGCCTCGGTCCTTTCCCCTACAGCTCGCTGGCCCTGACGGAGATGCCGGGAACCGCCAGCCAGGGCTGGCCGGGGCTGGTCTTCCTCTCCCACTATGCCTATTTGGCCTCGCAGGAGCGCGTGCGCCGCGGTCGCGACGAGTACGACGCCATCCTCTACAGCAATCTCATGGAATGGCACGAGACCGCCCACGAATGGTGGGGCGACGCCGTCCTGTGGAAGAGCTACCGCGATCAGTGGCTGATGGAAGCGCTGGCCAACTACTCCGCCCTGTTGCTGCTGGAGCGCAAGCATCCGGAGGACTTCCGGGCGGTGATGGAGCACTATCGCCAGGACCTGCTGCGTGCCGGGCCGCACGGCAAAGCCTACCTGGAGGCCGGGCCCGTCACCCTGGGCCAGCGCCTGAACTCGTGGTACTTCCCCGACGGCTTCGATGCGGTCGCTTACGGGCGCGGGACCTGGCTGCTGCACATGCTGCGCTACCTGCTGCGCGAGGAGGGCAAGGCCGGCCCCGGCAAGGCAGGCGCAGCCGAAGGCGATCCCGACGCCGCCTTCTTCCGCGTCCTGCGCGGCCTGCAGGAGCGCTTCGCGGGCAAGTCCATCTCCAACGCCGACCTGCAGAAGGCCTTCGAGGAGGCGCTGCCGCCTTCGTCGCTCTACGAAGGCCGACGCTCCCTGGACTGGTTCTTCGAGCAGTGGGTGAACGGCACGGCCGTGCCCCGGCTCAAGCTGGGCGAGGTCCGCATCACCCGCCGCCCGGAACAGACCGTGGCCAGCGGCGTCATCCTGCAGCAGGAGGCTCCGGCGGCGCTGGTGAGCGGCGTGCCGGTGTATGCCGATACCGGCGGCGGCCGCCTGCTGTGGCTGGGGCGCGTCTTCGCCGACGGCCCCGAAACCAGCTTCCAGTTCCCCGTCCCCCCGGAGACCAGGAAGCTCGTGCTTGATCCCTACCAGACCGTGCTCGCCCGGCCCTGAGCGGCGTTATCCGCAGCGTGGGTTCCATAGGGCTGCACGCGATAAAGTAGCTGATAGTCGATAAATGTGTTATCGTTTATCGATACATCACGTTTTTGGCGGAGGATTGATGATGAACCACTCGGCCGCACTGCCCCTCACCTGGCTCGCCTTGCGCATCCTGGTCGTCCTCAACTGGCTGTCCGGCGCGGCCATTCTCGCGCTGCTCATCTGTTCGATCGCGTATGAGCAATGGA
Proteins encoded:
- a CDS encoding M1 family aminopeptidase, with the translated sequence MVPRDRSRVGMAVLALALLAAAPAAPAQAAAPAGSAQELYRRLSSVGLDAAQVYSVRDASLDREDIHLSFDDGTLAFTQAVDGRITGAYFEGHGEVLLTPPDQPDRISMTLFTGAPILDEQFTSAFLRFDDDTARALEAGLQPLSGQDAAEFVARWDPAARVLAQTDALRLLLNFTRAPGEGAPAGRFLRLQLAGVHYGAFDLSLDTSYAEQVSVGQVTTVEGVPYYDLWAAFPMASARAAASRHAPAFPTGPPLQISSYRIVAHVSPPHELSAEAQLEVQMLRGGERVLVFELSRNLQVSAVSADGRPLEVIQNEPVEGSQLARRGNDLLALAFPEPLAAGQRLSLRFVYAGPVLSEAGGGLMYVGARGTWYPNVGPAMASFDLEFHYPKPWTLLATGKRVSLQDNAGEQVAHWVAEKPIPLGGFNLGQYAGATARAGAVTIQAFAAPGPPVPPPAQDVVVIPRWFPGASPRMESPVVLPPPDPAAKADAVARLSAQAVDFLAPRLGPFPYSSLALTEMPGTASQGWPGLVFLSHYAYLASQERVRRGRDEYDAILYSNLMEWHETAHEWWGDAVLWKSYRDQWLMEALANYSALLLLERKHPEDFRAVMEHYRQDLLRAGPHGKAYLEAGPVTLGQRLNSWYFPDGFDAVAYGRGTWLLHMLRYLLREEGKAGPGKAGAAEGDPDAAFFRVLRGLQERFAGKSISNADLQKAFEEALPPSSLYEGRRSLDWFFEQWVNGTAVPRLKLGEVRITRRPEQTVASGVILQQEAPAALVSGVPVYADTGGGRLLWLGRVFADGPETSFQFPVPPETRKLVLDPYQTVLARP
- a CDS encoding SpoIIE family protein phosphatase, with translation MKTLFRGSAPSKQLRQPAPTIVPQLQSVQIAAAYRAARLGGDFYDFVTTESQRLVFLLMDIAGKRDQALNIAAAVQDRFRAEAAQYMGPNMLNQSDALTELLLGLNRTVLDASGGVRCAPTFLGCYDEPMGTLWYLNAGHPSGLVRDQEGVTLLEANGIPLGLFSHSTHDAQICVLQPGASVVIPSKGLVEAKGKGGEFGIERLKESLQAGSFSTAYDLCQTVLNAVESFGKGTPQNDVTILGLIRS
- a CDS encoding peptidase MA family metallohydrolase — its product is MRFRVILFGLLAVAVSAADTIHLKNGRRIVADKVRTSGDHVEYQIGDNTFAIPKSLVDHIDAGGVPGAAPGDALPALVPQTQIKGWEDLRAKLIHDGKVDPAALAALDKAGDPELAAAAYFVAGAFEAGNGRAEPARLDLEQALRYQPNNAIILANYANVLLALRRFAEAVPYAEKAVRLAPDSFDAQAVLGVAYFQSGRTKEAIAAWKRALALQPNATVQGLLDKAEREQAVESNFGEQESSHFILRFEGGQSSPRLRRQILETLEAHYSELVGTLGAEPRDAISVTLYTNQAFFDVTAAPSWTGALNDGKLRIPIEGKEEVDSELSRVLKHELAHSFINQITHGRCPVWLNEGVAMAVEPRSSAGYGRELARVFATQTNIPLNQLEGSFLNFSPQQAAVAYAESLAAVEYIRDTYGMSDVQRILQRIGEGASTESALRATIHDGYAQLQDEIAAYLKRTYGD